Proteins encoded by one window of Pseudonocardia sp. HH130629-09:
- the dxs gene encoding 1-deoxy-D-xylulose-5-phosphate synthase: protein MTTNRGLSAIRRPADLRGLGPEELASLAAEIRGFLIKAVSRTGGHLGPNLGVVELSIALHRVFESPQDTLIWDTGHQAYVHKLLTGRQEGWDRLKKTGGLSGYPSRAESEHDHVESSHASSSLSWADGIARAHALTGVDRHVVAVIGDGALTGGMAWEALNNIAAGADRNVVIVVNDNGRSYSPTIGGLADRLASLRLQPGYERVLEAGKRTVRGTPVVGPALYAGLHAFKAGVKDALSPQELFSDLGLKYFGPVDGHDIGQLESALRRAKRFGGPVIVHTVTRKGNGYPPAENDEAEQMHSPAAFDPETGLPTGTPVTGWTDVFAEEMVALGTRRTDVVAITAAMLGPTGLAPFAAAHPDRIVDVGIAEQHALTTAAGLARAGRHPVVALYSTFLNRGFDQLLMDVGLHRERVTLVLDRSGVTGSDGPSHNGMWDLSLLGIVPGMRVAVPRDETTLREEFREAVAVTDGPTALRYPKGSVIGSVPALRRLDGGAGVDVLHEPSDGRSQVLLVCVGPFAKSGVAVARRLADQGVDVTVVDPRWVLPVPRELYTLAADHQLVVTVSDCGTHGGFGSALSDALRAAEVDVRQRDLALPQEYLEHGSRDDVLATCGLTEQDMARRITEWAAAAVPSTPEGAVPGRERTR from the coding sequence GTGACGACGAACCGGGGACTCTCGGCGATCCGACGCCCGGCCGATCTGCGAGGGCTCGGGCCCGAGGAGCTGGCCTCGCTCGCGGCCGAGATCCGGGGGTTCCTCATCAAGGCGGTGTCCCGCACCGGCGGTCACCTGGGGCCCAACCTGGGCGTGGTGGAGCTGAGCATCGCCCTGCACCGGGTCTTCGAGTCCCCGCAGGACACCCTGATCTGGGACACGGGCCACCAGGCGTACGTGCACAAGCTGCTGACCGGCCGTCAGGAGGGCTGGGACCGGCTGAAGAAGACCGGCGGGTTGTCGGGCTACCCGAGCCGCGCCGAGTCCGAGCACGACCACGTTGAGTCCAGCCACGCGTCGTCGTCGCTGTCCTGGGCCGACGGGATCGCCCGCGCGCACGCGCTGACCGGGGTCGACCGGCACGTCGTCGCGGTGATCGGCGACGGAGCACTGACCGGCGGCATGGCCTGGGAGGCGCTCAACAACATCGCGGCCGGTGCGGACCGCAATGTCGTGATCGTCGTGAACGACAACGGCCGCTCCTACTCGCCGACCATCGGCGGGCTGGCGGACCGGCTCGCGTCGCTGCGGCTGCAGCCCGGCTACGAGCGCGTGCTCGAGGCCGGCAAGCGCACCGTCCGTGGCACCCCCGTCGTCGGGCCCGCGCTCTACGCGGGCCTGCACGCGTTCAAGGCCGGGGTGAAGGACGCCCTGTCCCCGCAGGAGCTGTTCTCCGACCTGGGGCTCAAGTACTTCGGTCCGGTCGACGGCCACGACATCGGCCAGCTCGAGTCCGCGCTGCGCCGGGCGAAGCGCTTCGGTGGGCCGGTCATCGTCCACACGGTCACCCGCAAGGGCAACGGCTACCCGCCCGCGGAGAACGACGAGGCCGAGCAGATGCACAGCCCGGCCGCGTTCGACCCGGAGACCGGTCTGCCCACCGGCACCCCGGTGACCGGCTGGACCGACGTGTTCGCCGAGGAGATGGTGGCGCTCGGGACACGGCGCACCGACGTCGTCGCGATCACCGCGGCGATGCTCGGCCCGACCGGTCTCGCCCCCTTCGCGGCCGCCCACCCGGACCGCATCGTCGACGTCGGGATCGCCGAGCAGCACGCGCTGACCACCGCCGCCGGGCTGGCCCGGGCCGGGCGGCACCCCGTCGTCGCGCTGTACTCGACGTTCCTCAACCGAGGCTTCGACCAGCTGCTGATGGACGTGGGCCTGCACCGCGAGCGCGTCACGCTGGTGCTGGACCGCTCCGGGGTCACCGGCAGCGACGGCCCGTCGCACAACGGGATGTGGGACCTGTCGCTGCTGGGCATCGTGCCCGGCATGCGGGTCGCCGTCCCGCGCGACGAGACGACCCTGCGCGAGGAGTTCCGGGAGGCCGTCGCGGTCACCGACGGCCCGACCGCGCTGCGCTACCCCAAGGGCTCGGTGATCGGCTCGGTCCCCGCGCTGCGCCGGCTCGACGGCGGGGCCGGGGTCGACGTGCTGCACGAGCCGTCCGACGGGCGCTCCCAGGTGCTGCTCGTCTGCGTCGGGCCGTTCGCCAAGTCCGGCGTCGCCGTCGCCCGGCGGCTCGCCGACCAGGGCGTCGACGTCACCGTCGTCGACCCGCGGTGGGTCCTGCCGGTTCCGCGTGAGCTGTACACCCTGGCCGCCGACCACCAGCTCGTGGTCACCGTCTCCGACTGCGGCACGCACGGCGGGTTCGGGTCCGCGCTGTCGGACGCGTTGCGCGCCGCCGAGGTCGACGTGCGTCAGCGCGACCTCGCGCTGCCCCAGGAGTACCTGGAGCACGGCAGCCGCGACGACGTGCTCGCCACCTGCGGGCTGACCGAGCAGGACATGGCCCGCCGGATCACCGAGTGGGCGGCCGCGGCGGTTCCCTCGACCCCCGAGGGGGCCGTTCCCGGGCGGGAGCGCACCCGCTGA
- a CDS encoding response regulator transcription factor, with translation MRVIVVEDEPAMADAVVRGLRRDGMAVDVAYDGDEGSEKLSVTRYDVAVLDRDLPGRSGDDLCDELVAAGGLTRVLMLTASGTPADKVEGLSRGADDYLAKPFDFPELVARVRALGRRATPAVPPTLRAGDVVLDPARRTVLRSGRPVELTRKEFGVLEVLLAAGGAVVSSEELLERVWDENADPFTTTVRVTVMTLRKKLGAPGLIDTVVGAGYRVPADGTPTA, from the coding sequence ATGCGCGTCATCGTCGTCGAGGACGAGCCGGCGATGGCCGACGCCGTCGTGCGCGGCCTGCGCCGGGACGGGATGGCCGTCGACGTCGCCTACGACGGCGACGAGGGTTCGGAGAAGCTGTCGGTGACCCGCTACGACGTCGCGGTCCTCGACCGGGACCTGCCCGGCCGCAGCGGCGACGACCTGTGCGACGAGCTCGTCGCCGCGGGCGGTCTGACCCGGGTGCTGATGCTGACCGCGTCGGGCACCCCGGCCGACAAGGTCGAGGGCCTGTCCCGCGGCGCCGACGACTACCTGGCCAAGCCGTTCGACTTCCCCGAGCTGGTCGCCCGGGTCCGGGCGCTCGGCCGTCGGGCGACCCCGGCGGTGCCGCCGACGCTGCGGGCCGGCGACGTCGTGCTGGACCCGGCCCGGCGCACCGTGCTGCGCTCCGGGCGCCCGGTCGAGCTGACCCGCAAGGAGTTCGGTGTGCTGGAGGTCCTGCTCGCCGCCGGTGGTGCCGTGGTGTCGTCGGAGGAGCTGCTCGAACGCGTCTGGGACGAGAACGCCGACCCGTTCACGACCACGGTGCGGGTCACCGTCATGACCCTGCGCAAGAAGCTCGGCGCGCCGGGTCTGATCGACACCGTCGTCGGTGCCGGGTACCGGGTGCCCGCCGACGGGACCCCCACGGCGTGA